A region of the Nocardia asteroides genome:
TGTCGACGGGCCGCTCGTGCGCGAGCACTTGGCGAGCCTCCTCCATCTGCTCGGCGTTCATCCGCACGCCCGCGTCATCGATGATGACGGTGACGCCGTGATGGCCCTCCTGGAAGTTGACGTCCACGTAGGAAGTCGGCGGGGAGTACCGCAACGCGTTGTCCAGCAGGGTCGCCAGCGTGTGCACGAGCGGTTCCACCGCGCGGCTGATCACGACGCGGTCGAGCTGGTTGGGTCGCACCCGCAGGTATTCGCGGACGCGGCCGATGGCGCCGCCGACCACGTCGGTCAGCGTCTGCGCGGGCCAGCGACGGCCGGGCAGGCCACCGCAGACGATCACGTAGGACTGCGCCTGGCGGATCATCTGCTGCACGGTGTGGTCGATACGGGTGAGCGTTTCGTACACCTGGTCGTCGCGATGCTCACGCAGCGCGGCGCTCACCACCTGGCTGACGTCCGCGCCGAGGCTGACCACGGAGGTGCCGAAGGAACGGACGGCGGCGCTGGTCGCCTGGCGCGACGCCGAGGCCACCTCGGTGCGCGCGGCCTCTTCGGCGGCCTTGATCGCCTGCTGCGCTTCGTTGTTGGTCAGGTCCCTGGTCTCCGAGCGGATGAGGCTCAGATCGTCGGCGTACCGCTCGGAGATCCACCGCAGGATCTGCGCGAGCCGCGAATTCTCCATGCCCGCCTGGACTTCGACCGGGGGAACCTGCGACTCGAACCGGCGGATCGATTCGGCCACCGCGGGTAGCGTGGTGGCGGCGAACCGCTCGAGCGTGTCCTCTGTCGCGCGCTGTTCCCTGGTCAGGGCCTCGACCTTGGCTCGCTGAGCCTTGGCATACTGCACTGCGTACAACGCCCCCGCTACGGCGATCACCAAAGCGGCGGCGAGGATCCATGAAAGCACCACGGCGATATCTTGATTCATCAGTTCTTTCGTCGTTGACTGGTCTCGAGGAATCGGCCCACTGCCATCCTGCTTCGCTCGCCTTCCCTCGCCTGCCGACCATGAACGGACCGGTCGGTGGGGTCCGCGTCGGAGTACCGGAAACCCCGCGGCGGCACCGGCACTCGCCGAGAGTGCCTACCGCACAGTGCCCGCAGGACAGGCGATTACATGTCAATCGCCGACCGCCCGGATCATATCCGAACGGTAACCAGAACCCGACCATTCGCACATTAGCAGCATTCCGGAGAAGTCTCTGCCGATCCCACCGACACTTTCGGTTTCCCGGAGCTGGGACGATACGTGCCGCCGATCGCGACATTGCTGCGCAATACTGTTGGGCTGCCATACAAGTCGTACCCCGTTTGCGCTGCAAACGGAACCGCAGGTCAGGTGGACTTCAGCGGAGGCGGGCCACCGCTGTCGACGACGGCGGCCCCCGGCGGCCGGAACCGCCCAGTGGAATGGACGCTCACTGACACATCAACAAAAGTATTGCCGGCCGCTGGAATTCGACTACGAAGGGTCGTGTTCACCTCGGGGCCGAGCGTCCGCGCCCTCACAACGGGGCGGACCAGCGGTACCGGATACCATGCGCCCATGGCAAAGCTGAAGGTCTCGGTCGACGTCCCGATCTCGCCGGAGGAGGCCTGGGCGCACACCTCCGACCTCGCCGAACTCGACAAATGGCTGACCATGCACGAAGCCTGGCGCGGCGAGGTGCCCGCCGAGCTGACCGTCGGCACCCAACTGGTCGGCATCGCCTCGGTGAAGGGGCTGCGCAATCGGGTCACCTGGACGGTTCGGGCCGCCGAGCCGCCGAGCCGCCTGCATCTGACCGGCGCGGGCAAGGGCGGCACCAAGCTGGGCCTGCAACTGCTCGTCGCCCCGAAGGGCCCGGGCTCGGAGGTCACCGTCGACATCGAACTCGGCGGCGCGCCGCTGTTCGGCCCGATCGGCGCCGGGGTGGCCCGGGCGGTCAAAGGCGATATCGAACGCTCCCTCGACCGCTTCATCGCACTTTACGGCTGACCCCGGCCGTCATCCGCCCAAGGCATCGAAGACTTCTTCGGCCCGGTCGCGGGTGCGATACATCTGCCACGCCGTCTCGGCCAGCTCGTCCGGATCGAGGGTGTGACCTTCCGGGCTGCCGAAACGCGCCGGGTCGGCCGTGACCATGGTGTGGATGTCGCCGCGTTCGACGAGTCCGCCGATGGTGAGGGTGCCCGCGTAGACGTTGCGTCCTGTCAGCGCCGCGTTGAGGGTGAGGGCGTAGTTGCGCAGCGCGGCGGTCGCGAGGGCGAGGTGGCCGAGCATGGGCATGGGGCGGACGCTGGACAAGCCGCCGGCGAAGAACAGAGCGCCGTTCCCGCGATCGAGCATGCCGGGCAGCACTTCAGCCACCACGTCCACCGCGGGCCACACCCACTCGAAGGCCGTTCGCGCCGTGGCGGAATCGATGTCGGTGATCGGCACGGGCTGCTGCGTCGGCCCCGGCCCGTAGTAGACCGATCCGATCGGACCTTCGCGGCGGATGTCGCCGAGTACCGCGGCGAGCCGCGAGCGGTCGGTGACATCGGCGACGTGGGCGGTGGCGTCGATGCCGCGCGCCGCCAGGTCCGCGAGGTATCCGGCGTGCCGCGCATCGCTGCGCGAGATCAGCGCCACGCGGAACCCTTCCCTGCCGAAGCGGCGGGCCATCGACATCCCGAGGCCGGGGCCGACGCCGACGATCACCGCTGTTCCATGGTCCGACATGTTCTCTCCTTAATCTGAGGCCCCCCTCGATTTATCACCGTAGCATGAAATCGAGGGCGCCCTCAGATTTTGTAGGATGGCAGCGTGACCAAACCGCTGCGCCGGGACGCCGCCCGCAACCGGGAGAAGTTGTTGCGGGAGGCGGCCGACGTTTTCACCGAGCAGGGCCTCGAGGGTTCCCTGGAGGAGATCGCGCGGCGCGCGGGCGTCAGCATCGGGACGCTGTACAACCATTTCCCGACCCGCGACACCCTGATCGAGGCCCTCCTGCCGCCGCGACTGGCGGCGGTGGACGAGATCGCCGCCCGCGCTGCGGCCGAGCCGGACGCGTGGACGGCGTTCACCGGGTTCGTCGAAGACCTGCTCGGCAGGCTGACCGGCGATCGCGGGCTGCTCGAGGCGTTCACCGGAGACCATCCCGCGGCCGCTCGGCTGGCGGAGGCGTGCCATCGCGGAATGTCGCATCTGTCGACGGTTCTCGCACGCGTCCGGGAAGCAGGCGAGCTGCGCGCCGACGCGACCGACGAAGACATCGTCAACTTGGTGTGGGCGCTGTCGCTGCTCGGGGAGACCACAGGCTCGCCGTCGTGGCGACGCGCGGCGGAGATCGTGTTCGACGGCCTCCGAAGCCGACGGTGAACACGCTCGGCGGTCCGGCTATGCCCCGCTCGATGCCATGGTCCCGGGATCGCCTGGCAGAAGGGCGATCCGGGACACCTACAGCTACGCGTGGACCACGGTCACCGCGTCGGCCGCCTCCGGGTTCTTCGGCTTGGTGCGCGGCAGGAAGAACGCCGGGACCAAGGTCAGCACGATCAACACCAGCGCCACCACATAGGTCTGGCTGAACGCGTGCGCGGCCTGCTGCAGGCCGGTTTCCACTGTGCCCGGCGGAAGCTGGCTCGCCAGCGCCGGATCGAAGTTCGCCGCGATTGCCGGACGGGCGAGCGGCTCGTTGTTCAGCAGGTTGGTCAGCACCACCGACATGGTGGCCGTGCCGATGGAGCCCGCGGTCTGGTTGACGATGTTCATCAGGGTCGACCCCCGGGCCACCTGCTGGTGGGTCAGCGTCTGGATCGCCGCGGTCATGATCGGCATCATCGTGCAGCCCATGCCGAGGCCCATGACGAACAGGGCGCCGATCATGGGGAGATACGAGCTGTCCGCGTCGAGCTGGACGAAGTAGGCCGTCCCGATCGAGATCAGCGCGATACCGATGAGCACGATCTTGCCGGGGCCGATCTTGTCCACGAAACGGCCCGCGACCGGCATGCTGAGCATCGCGCCGATGCCCTGCGGCGCGAGCAGCAGACCCGCCTGCAGCGCCGACTCACCGCGCACCTGCTGCAAGTAGGTCGGCAGCAGCAGGCCCGCCCCGAAGAACGCGACGGCGAACAGCACCATCGTGAGCACCGCGAAGGTGAGCGCGCGGTTGCCGAACAGGTGCAAATCGATCAGCGGGTGCTCGGTGCGCAGCGCGTGGAACACGAACGCCGTCATCAGCAGCACGCCGATAGCGGCCGGGATGAGCACTTTCCCCGCGATCACCGTCCCCTCCTCCGGGATGGAGGAGACACCGAACAGGAACAGCGCGAGGCCGGGCGAGGCCAGCAGCATGCCGATGAAGTCGAACGACTCCGACGGCTCCGGCTTGTCACCCGGCAGCACGACGACCGCGAGCACCAGGGCGACCACGCCGATCGGCAGGTTGATCAGGAAGATCCAGTGCCAGCTGAAGTTCTCGATCAGCCAACCGCCCAGGATCGGGCCGCCGATCGGGCCGAGCAGCATCGGCACGCCGAGTACCGCCATCACCCGGCCGACCCGATGCGGGCCCGAGGCGTGGGTCATGATCGTCATGCCCAACGGCATCAGCATGCCGCCGCCGAGACCCTGGATCACGCGGAACGCGATCAGCGACTCGATGTTCCACGCCGTGCTGCACAGCAGCGAGCCGAGCACGAAGAAGACGAGGGCCATGATGTAGAGCCGCTTGGTGCCGAAGCGGTCGGCCGCCCACCCGGTCAGCGGGATCACGGTGGCCAGCGCGAGTGTGTAGCCGGTCATCGTCCACGCCGCGATGGCGTAGCTGGTGTCGAACTCCCGCTGGAAGGTCGGGATTGCGACGCTGACGACGGTGATGTCGAGAATCGACATGATCGCGCCGAGCACGACGACGCCCGCGATCTTGAAGACGGCCGCGTCGAGTTTGTCGGTCGTCGGGTCGGGCCCAGCCGCCTGGGTATCCGGAGGTTGTGTCACCGCTTGAGCGTGGCATCTCCGGGGCCGCAACACCAGTCGATGGCGGTTCCTTGTGCCGAGAATTCGGCGAGCGCGGTCAACGCGGCCCGCGTCGCGCCCTCGCTCGCAGGTAGCAGAGGCAATCGGACCGCAGGGCTCGGTATGCGACCCTGCGCCGCGAGCACCGCTTTGATCACCGCGGGATTGGGTTCGGCGAACAGCGCGGCCGACAGCGTCGCGAGCCGGTGGCCCAGCGATCGAGCCGCGTCGAGCGGACCGGTGCGCCACGCGCCGACCAGCGCGGCGAACGACGAGGTGTGCACGGCTGCCGAAGCCGCGATCGCGCCGTCCGCGCCGAGGGCCAGCATCGGTGCGGCGAACAGGTCGTCACCGGCCAGCACCGCGAAGTCCGCGGGCCGGGCGCTCATGAACGCGATGGTGACGTCATCAATGGCCCCGACCGCGTGCTTCACCCCGATGACCCCGGGTATTTCGGCGAGCGCGAGCAAGGTGTCGAACCCGAGGGACAGGCCGGTCCGGTACGGGATGTGGTAGACGACCAGCGGCACGGGACCGGCTGCGGCGAGTTCGCGAAAATGCGCGAGCACCCCCGCCTCGGACGGACGCGTGTAGTACGGGACCACGGTGAGCGCCGCGGTGCAGTGGGGGTCGAGGCCGGCGAGCGCTTCGACGGAAGCCGCCGTCGAGTTCGATCCCACTCCCACGATCAGCGGCGCGGCGCGTTCCCGGCAGACGCGCCCGCAGACGGCTACCACCTGCGCGCGTTCCGCGGCCGTCAGGGTCGCGGGTTCACCGGTGGTGCCGAGCGCGACTATGCCGGTCGCGCCGTCGTCGAGGACCTCGCGGGCGAGCCGCTCCAGCGCGTCTGCGGCCAGCGCGCCGTCGGCGGAGAACGGCGTGACCAAGGGGACGAAGAGACCTGCGAGCGTCATAGGGACAAGCCTGAACGGACCGAACCATCAGATCCAGTTCACATTTCTGTCGCAGACCATAAGGTGAACTGATGCTCGATGTCCGCAAGCTGAGCTTGCTGCGCGAACTGGCGCATCGCGAAACCATCGCCGCGGTCGCGGAAGCCCTCGCTTACACCCCCTCGGCGGTCTCCCAGCAACTCACCGCGCTGGAACGGGAGGCCGGTGTGCCGTTGCTGGCGCGAACCGGGCGGCGGGTCCGGCTCACCCCGGCGGCCGTGGTTCTCGTCCAGCACACCGAGCGAATCCTCGCGGTGCTCGAGCAGGCCACCGCCGATCTGGCCGCGACTCGCGCCGAACTGACCGGGACGCTGCGCATCGGCGCGTTCCCCACCGCCGTGCGGACAATCCTCTCTCCCGCGCTCGTCACGCTGAGCAGCGCGCATCCCAGGCTGGAACTGCGGGTCACCGAACTGGATCCGGCGCTGGCGCCCGACGCGCTGCGTGCGGGGACACTGGATGTCGCGCTGATCCAGGAGTACGACTACGTGCCGGTTCCCGCCGATCCGGCCCTGCACAGCGAGCCGCTGTTCGAGGAGATCGTCTACCTCGCGGCACGTTCCACCGACTCGCTGTCGGCGCACCGTGAAAGCCCCTGGATCGCGAGCACTCCCGGCACGCTGTGCCACACGATGACCGTACGCGCCTGCGAAGCGGCCGGCTTCACACCCAGGATCCGGCACCACGCCGACGACTTCGGCACGGTCCTCGCGCTCGTGGCCGCGAGTCAGGGCGTCGCCTTGGTGCCGGAATTCGGCACCCGGGAATGTCCCGCGGGCGTCGTACTCGGCCCCCTGCCGACGCGACGGCGCACGCATCTGGCCTATCGCCGCGGCGCGGGCCATCATCCTGCGGTGCGCGCCGCACTAGCGGCGCTGCGCGAATCGGCGGGACGCTCCCCCGGCCGCTGAACGACTCAGCGCAACCGGTATCGACTGGTGGGCACCACATCCAGGTTCCGGTCGCCGCCGAAAGTCGCGACGCTGGCCATCAGGCGGTCGACTCGGCGAGCCAGCTCCGCCGCGTCGCCGCCGCTGCCATAGAAGGCGTGCGGATCGGTGAGGGCCTCGATCGGGAACAGCTCCTCCACGATCCCGGCGATCTCCGGCGCACCGGCCGTGGCGGGCCCCGTCACCAGATTCTGCACGTAGCCGAACGTCGCCTGGGTCTCGATGGCGATCGCGGTGTGATGGTTACGCCAGCGATCCAGCCATTCGGCGTGTGACAGGTCATCCGGTTCGCGCAGGAAAGCGATGTTCGACAATCCCGGCGCCCGCTCGTGTAATGCGGTGACCGGCGGCGGAATCGGCGTCGCCTCCTCGACGTGCCAGCCGGCTACCCGCTCCGCCACGGCGCCGAGCGCCCGCTCGGCCGCCTCCGGCTGCGGTGTTCCCGCCCACCAGACGCTGACGACGGCCTGCACCGGCGCGTCGAACGTCGTGATCCGCAGCATCGCCATCTCGACCGCCGCGTCCGAGATGTTCGCCTGCACCGCGCCTGCACCGGACAGGCGAGACACCGGATCGGCGGTCAGCAGGTCGCCAACGCCCCACAGCGCATAGATCGTCTTCATCGGCGGGCCACTTTCTAGAACATGTTTCAGTCGCTGTGCGAGCCTAGCCGACCACGGCGGTTGGTCGCGGCGGCTCGGGGTAAACGAACCTCAGTCTTCTGAAGGTGGTGATCCGTGCGGACCATATCAACAGACATCCCCGCCCGGCTGGACCGCTTGCCGTGGTCGAAGTGGCACTGGATGGTCGTGATCGGGCTGGGATCGGTCTGGATCCTCGACGGGCTCGAGGTGACCGTCGTCGGCAGTGTGGCCAGTAGATTGTCGGAACCGGACAGTGGCCTGAACATCACGGCCGCACAGGTTTCCGGCCTCGCCGCGGCCCTGTACGTCGCGGGCGCCGGCTCCGGCGCGCTCTTCTTCGGTTGGCTGACCGACCGATTCGGCCGGAAGAAGCTGTTCCTGATCACCCTCGCGGTGTACCTCTTCGCGACCGCGATGACAGCCCTGTCGTTCTCGATGTGGTGGTTCGTCTTCTTCCGCTTCCTCACCGGTTTCGGCATCGGCGGCGAATACGCGGCGATCAATTCCGCCGTCGACGAGTTGATCCCGAAGAGATACCGCGGACGCATCGACATCGTCATCAACGGCACCTACTGGCTCGGTGCCGTCGGCGGCGCGTTGCTGTCCATCCTCGCGCTCAACACCGATCTGTTCCCGCCGAATGTGGGCTGGCGGTTGACCTTCGCGCTCGGCGCCGTGTTCGGTCTGGTCATCCTGCTGGTGCGCAGGCATGTCCCGGAGAGCCCCCGCTGGATGTTCATCCACGGACGCGAGGACCGAGCCGAACAAACCGTCGCCGCGATCGAGGAGGAGGTCCGGGCCGACACCGGCACGGCGCTCGCGGATGTCTCCGATCAACAGATCCGGATCAAGCAGCGGCGCACCATCTCCTTCCGGGAGATCGCGGCAGTGATGGTGCGGCACTATCCACGGCGCAGTGTCCTCGGGTTGTCGCTGTTCATCGGGCAGGCATTCCTCTACAACGCCATCACGTTCAACTACGCGCTCATCCTGTCCAGATCGTTCGGCATTCCGGACGATCGGGTCGGCTACTACTTCGCGGTCCTCTGTTTCGGCAACTTCCTCGGTCCGCTGCTGCTGGGCAAGCTGTTCGACACGATCGGGCGCAAGCCGATGATCGCGGGCAGCTACCTCGGATCGGCGGTGCTGTTGCTGGGCACCGCATGGCTTTTCGCGGGCGGCCACCTGACCGCGACGACCCTCACCGCCTGCTGGACCGCCGTGCTGTTCGTCGCCTCGTGCGGCGCCAGCGCCGCCTACTTGACCGTCAGCGAGATCTTCCCGATGGAGACTCGCGCCATGGCCATCGCCTTCTTCTATGCGATCGGGACCGTCGCGGGCGGCGTCGCGGGACCGTTGGTGTTCGCCGAATTGTCCTCCGACGGAGACCTCGGGAAGACCGCCTTGGCGTTCACCATCGGCGCGCTCGCCATGTTCGCGGCGGGTTTGGTCGAACTGGCCTACGGCGTACGGGCGGAAGGGCGGTCGCTCGAGGAGCTGGCCGAGCCGCTGAGCGCTATGCGGGAGCCGGACGCGGCGCAGGCCGCTCAGCCGCCGCCGAGGGGGTAGGGACGACACCGCGCCGTGTCCTCGGCGCTCGCCCGGCCGCAGCCGTAGATCATCACGGGTTCGGCGTTGGTCGAGGGATCCCAGATCTGCTCCACGCTGAGCATGCCCACCCACTTGTCGTGCGCCACCCGGCCGGCGTGGGCGCCCTGACTGACCGAGAAGTCCAGCACGCCACTGCTGGACTCGATCACCGGATGCCGGGGCAGGTCACGCAGGGCGGCCCACACCGCGGCCGCGCTGATCGGGATCGGCTCGGTCCAGACCCCGGACACGGCCGGGGCCAGTGCTTGTACTGCCCGTACGAACAACCCGACCGCGTCGTAGGCCAACGCGACCCGCTCCCCCAGCGGATGCAGCTGGACGCGCTCGCCCAGCGGCTTGTCCGCCTCGGCGCAGGCGTTCCAGCTCGGGATGTCCGGGTCCACGGTGGTGGCGAGGTGGTAGAACTCGACCCGGCTGCGGAATCCCTGGCCTTTGTTC
Encoded here:
- a CDS encoding sensor histidine kinase, with the protein product MNQDIAVVLSWILAAALVIAVAGALYAVQYAKAQRAKVEALTREQRATEDTLERFAATTLPAVAESIRRFESQVPPVEVQAGMENSRLAQILRWISERYADDLSLIRSETRDLTNNEAQQAIKAAEEAARTEVASASRQATSAAVRSFGTSVVSLGADVSQVVSAALREHRDDQVYETLTRIDHTVQQMIRQAQSYVIVCGGLPGRRWPAQTLTDVVGGAIGRVREYLRVRPNQLDRVVISRAVEPLVHTLATLLDNALRYSPPTSYVDVNFQEGHHGVTVIIDDAGVRMNAEQMEEARQVLAHERPVDIHQLGPSPKVGFPGIAALARRYGFTVYIDGPNVYGGMRAMVYIPESLLVTPQNVQEVAPVTEAKPEPATVPAPAAPSEQPGDDEHSLTVSEITSGGLPKRRRRTVALAPVGPRTEPGLARPEVAAAWHTGSKSGRAAASDDTEGMTS
- a CDS encoding SRPBCC family protein, with protein sequence MAKLKVSVDVPISPEEAWAHTSDLAELDKWLTMHEAWRGEVPAELTVGTQLVGIASVKGLRNRVTWTVRAAEPPSRLHLTGAGKGGTKLGLQLLVAPKGPGSEVTVDIELGGAPLFGPIGAGVARAVKGDIERSLDRFIALYG
- a CDS encoding SDR family NAD(P)-dependent oxidoreductase, with product MIVGVGPGLGMSMARRFGREGFRVALISRSDARHAGYLADLAARGIDATAHVADVTDRSRLAAVLGDIRREGPIGSVYYGPGPTQQPVPITDIDSATARTAFEWVWPAVDVVAEVLPGMLDRGNGALFFAGGLSSVRPMPMLGHLALATAALRNYALTLNAALTGRNVYAGTLTIGGLVERGDIHTMVTADPARFGSPEGHTLDPDELAETAWQMYRTRDRAEEVFDALGG
- a CDS encoding TetR/AcrR family transcriptional regulator, producing MTKPLRRDAARNREKLLREAADVFTEQGLEGSLEEIARRAGVSIGTLYNHFPTRDTLIEALLPPRLAAVDEIAARAAAEPDAWTAFTGFVEDLLGRLTGDRGLLEAFTGDHPAAARLAEACHRGMSHLSTVLARVREAGELRADATDEDIVNLVWALSLLGETTGSPSWRRAAEIVFDGLRSRR
- a CDS encoding DHA2 family efflux MFS transporter permease subunit, with the protein product MTQPPDTQAAGPDPTTDKLDAAVFKIAGVVVLGAIMSILDITVVSVAIPTFQREFDTSYAIAAWTMTGYTLALATVIPLTGWAADRFGTKRLYIMALVFFVLGSLLCSTAWNIESLIAFRVIQGLGGGMLMPLGMTIMTHASGPHRVGRVMAVLGVPMLLGPIGGPILGGWLIENFSWHWIFLINLPIGVVALVLAVVVLPGDKPEPSESFDFIGMLLASPGLALFLFGVSSIPEEGTVIAGKVLIPAAIGVLLMTAFVFHALRTEHPLIDLHLFGNRALTFAVLTMVLFAVAFFGAGLLLPTYLQQVRGESALQAGLLLAPQGIGAMLSMPVAGRFVDKIGPGKIVLIGIALISIGTAYFVQLDADSSYLPMIGALFVMGLGMGCTMMPIMTAAIQTLTHQQVARGSTLMNIVNQTAGSIGTATMSVVLTNLLNNEPLARPAIAANFDPALASQLPPGTVETGLQQAAHAFSQTYVVALVLIVLTLVPAFFLPRTKPKNPEAADAVTVVHA
- the dapA gene encoding 4-hydroxy-tetrahydrodipicolinate synthase, with the protein product MTLAGLFVPLVTPFSADGALAADALERLAREVLDDGATGIVALGTTGEPATLTAAERAQVVAVCGRVCRERAAPLIVGVGSNSTAASVEALAGLDPHCTAALTVVPYYTRPSEAGVLAHFRELAAAGPVPLVVYHIPYRTGLSLGFDTLLALAEIPGVIGVKHAVGAIDDVTIAFMSARPADFAVLAGDDLFAAPMLALGADGAIAASAAVHTSSFAALVGAWRTGPLDAARSLGHRLATLSAALFAEPNPAVIKAVLAAQGRIPSPAVRLPLLPASEGATRAALTALAEFSAQGTAIDWCCGPGDATLKR
- a CDS encoding LysR family transcriptional regulator: MLDVRKLSLLRELAHRETIAAVAEALAYTPSAVSQQLTALEREAGVPLLARTGRRVRLTPAAVVLVQHTERILAVLEQATADLAATRAELTGTLRIGAFPTAVRTILSPALVTLSSAHPRLELRVTELDPALAPDALRAGTLDVALIQEYDYVPVPADPALHSEPLFEEIVYLAARSTDSLSAHRESPWIASTPGTLCHTMTVRACEAAGFTPRIRHHADDFGTVLALVAASQGVALVPEFGTRECPAGVVLGPLPTRRRTHLAYRRGAGHHPAVRAALAALRESAGRSPGR
- a CDS encoding EthD domain-containing protein, with translation MKTIYALWGVGDLLTADPVSRLSGAGAVQANISDAAVEMAMLRITTFDAPVQAVVSVWWAGTPQPEAAERALGAVAERVAGWHVEEATPIPPPVTALHERAPGLSNIAFLREPDDLSHAEWLDRWRNHHTAIAIETQATFGYVQNLVTGPATAGAPEIAGIVEELFPIEALTDPHAFYGSGGDAAELARRVDRLMASVATFGGDRNLDVVPTSRYRLR
- a CDS encoding MFS transporter, which translates into the protein MVVIGLGSVWILDGLEVTVVGSVASRLSEPDSGLNITAAQVSGLAAALYVAGAGSGALFFGWLTDRFGRKKLFLITLAVYLFATAMTALSFSMWWFVFFRFLTGFGIGGEYAAINSAVDELIPKRYRGRIDIVINGTYWLGAVGGALLSILALNTDLFPPNVGWRLTFALGAVFGLVILLVRRHVPESPRWMFIHGREDRAEQTVAAIEEEVRADTGTALADVSDQQIRIKQRRTISFREIAAVMVRHYPRRSVLGLSLFIGQAFLYNAITFNYALILSRSFGIPDDRVGYYFAVLCFGNFLGPLLLGKLFDTIGRKPMIAGSYLGSAVLLLGTAWLFAGGHLTATTLTACWTAVLFVASCGASAAYLTVSEIFPMETRAMAIAFFYAIGTVAGGVAGPLVFAELSSDGDLGKTALAFTIGALAMFAAGLVELAYGVRAEGRSLEELAEPLSAMREPDAAQAAQPPPRG